The genomic stretch TCATTTATGTCTAAAATACGGATTGTGGAGACAATCGCCTCGCCAAGGATATTCCCCACTTCCTCAAATGTGTTCAAGGAAACTTCATTTCCCACACGAGCTGTATCTACTAGCAAATGGGTCCCCAATTCTTTGTCCAATAGCTCTCCGGCCTTTTCAGGATAAGCATTGATCATCCTTTCCAGAATGTTCAATATGCCATTTCTGCCAATAATGGTTTCCAAGCGGGCATTTCCCCTAGAGAGCATATGCCCCATTTCCATAGCGTTGCCGCGTGCTCCTTTAAAAATCTTCCCTTCCACTACAGCAGCACTTCCGATCCCTGTTCCCATCGTGATAAACAGAAAATTAGGAGAGGGCTTCGACGAAGCAAACTTAAACTCCCCCATGGCCGCCGCACTGGCATCATTTTCCAGGAAAAAGCTCTTTTCAGGATACTTCTCCAAAAGTGCCCCCTTCAGGTCAAATCCATCCAGTTCAGGTATAGCAGGAATTTCCAGTGTGGTCGTTCGCTCTTTATTGATCAAGCCCGGTAAGCCTATGCCTACCTTATTGACATCGGGATATTTTGACAAGTACTTCCCAATGACATCCACAAAGCAGGAATTAAAGCCTTTTGGGTCATCCTTGTAGTGACTGGTATCTTCTTTATCAAAAGAAACGATATCTCCTTGCTGACTCACTTTACCAATTTTCAGGTGGGTTCCACCCACGTCTACACCCAGAAAGTGTTCGTTTTGATTACTCATGGTTTACGGTTTAATAGGTTTTGGATTCTAAAATACTAAACAGATCAGTTTACTTCCTAAATTCTTTGGAAAAGACTTGAAAGATTTCATTAACGGCAGGACAAACCAAGGTGTTTTTTAACGTCAAACCGAGAATTCCATGCATGTTTTTCCGATTGGTATGTGGATATTCCCGGCATGCCTTGGGGCGAGACTCATACACAAAACACTTGTTATCATCACCCAAAAAAGGACATGGGGCACTGTTCAGCACAAAATCCCCTTCCTCATCCCGG from Echinicola soli encodes the following:
- a CDS encoding ROK family protein, with protein sequence MSNQNEHFLGVDVGGTHLKIGKVSQQGDIVSFDKEDTSHYKDDPKGFNSCFVDVIGKYLSKYPDVNKVGIGLPGLINKERTTTLEIPAIPELDGFDLKGALLEKYPEKSFFLENDASAAAMGEFKFASSKPSPNFLFITMGTGIGSAAVVEGKIFKGARGNAMEMGHMLSRGNARLETIIGRNGILNILERMINAYPEKAGELLDKELGTHLLVDTARVGNEVSLNTFEEVGNILGEAIVSTIRILDINEVYFGGGISAGLEFMMPALEKTVRQYLTHYYTKDIQLKKAILGNNAGTQGAAALCF